GATTCCACAGCACGGGCTCTGTCTCCATCTACCTCATATTCTAGAGAAGGCCTACAGTATTTCCTAGGCCTattgaatgtagaacattatgtTTTCAGTCTACTGTAATAGCACGACACGTAATGATACTTGAATATCGTAATTGCAGCATAGCATGAGAATTGAAATGATAAACAAAACAAAGGTAAATGTTCAAGAACATTTATTTTACCAACAGCAAATCAGATCAATGACCCACTTTGTTTTCTTTCAGACACACAAGTATTACCATGCTACAACATAAAGGTCAAGATTTATACTACATATTTAAGTGTATGTACAAGAGACCTTAACCATTAAACCATGCGTTGCAAAATTTAATGGCCACATCAAAACAACATACCATTTATAACTATAGCCGCTCATCATCAAAACCATGATAAAATAAGATACCTTAAATAAAATTGCATCAAATTACTATATCACTATCATTACACTATATGTCCTCTGTATCAAGAAAATGTTACGTCACCATTTCCTGATCATTTATATAGTAgtctttagttttttttttttaacacattgCATTCAACTCATTTAACAATTAGCATTTTCCAACATGTCAATGAAGAAGCGATAATAGGTAGGTATATCTATGGCATTTTTTTCTCAGGAGGGCACAGCAAACATTGTAAAAGGATCACACAGGTCAAATAACCATACCATCAAAAGCAGAGGGCAGGCAAGAGGAGCTCAGAAACCCATCATTGTAAACCATTGAAACACGTAATTCGCATTAATGAAAGAAACAAACAATGAAGATAATGGCTGTTTATGGCAAGTTATGTATTAGTTACACTGGACGTATATTCCGCTGTATATATTTCTATTAAAAACATTAGTATATTCTGGTTCTAGGATAAGAGCTGCCTGTAGTAGTGCTAGCCAGCTCATGAAATGACTTAGAAAGTACCAATATCGACACTCACAATTCAATGATGGTAAACACAAATTAACAGCATTGGACAATTACAAAACTCTTTAGAATTCCCTTCAACACAACTATAAAAACACGATGATGATAATATTCTTCAAATGCTCACAATATTTTCCTAAACATGATCTTTTTCGTCACATCTAAACATAGATGAATAGTGCTCGGAATAAAATGGACATCACACTCTAAATATGGATCAGGTCAAGGTTCTTGGCTTAGACCGTGTGGGGTACCACTTGGAACCACAAGAACAGAAAGCACTGGTAAAACGTATTAAATAACTGGATATCGAGAACATCCGTTCAAATGTGAAGAGAAGAAGTGTTGCTCAGAGACGCGTCCAAGCAATCCAACGGGACTGTGGGTGGCACAGTGGCAAGTAAGCTACACAAAATATACACGTGTAAACAAAcgtatatatatatcatatttaTCTTCTGCTGTTAGTCAGTTCTTCAATGCAGGGAAGTTAGAGGCAAGATTACAAGCATTCAATTCAGGTTTCAGGGGCTGGACAAAACAATACTTCCTACACAAAACAAGAGACCAAAGTAAGCCAAGTCAGATAACGGAAAAGCCCAGACCCACCAAATGTTAAGaaaacaatgacatcatcatccgCATTTCATGATATTGCCATCGTAAATCCCCACCCCCCTTCTACATGCACAGGTCTCAGGGCAACATAACCACAATGCACTTGGAAGGGCACAAACACAGGTAAACAGGAGTCCAAATCGATGGGTTTAAAAGATGAAGGAAAGGAGCTGTATGTTTATAACTGGCATCAGCTGATGGCAATTCCAAACTGAGCATTGTGTAGCTCAAACCTTGGATGTGTAATGATTACTCCAGCATGAAGCAAAGACAATGAACAGCAAAACACCTCACAATCCAGAACTCCCTGAGCCGAGCCTCTCTTATCAGTGAGCAAAAAACATCAAGTAAACTGTACCCCAAAGGAATCACACTcaaatacagtactagtcaaaagtctggacacacctattcattcaagggtttttctttatttttactattttctacagtgtagaataatagtgaagacatcaaaactatgaaataacacatatggaatcatgtagtaaccagaaaagttttaaacaaatccaaatatgttatatttgagattcttcaaagtagtcaccctttgccttgatgacaactttgcacactcttggcattctctcaaccagcttcctgaTTAAtacttttacaacagtcttgaaggagttcccacatatgccgagcacttgttggctgctgttccttcactctgtggtacaTCTCATCCCagaccatctcaactgggttgaggtcgggtgattgtggaggccaggtcatctgatgcagcactccatcactctccttcttggtcaaatatctcTTACACAGCcaggaagtgtgttgggtcattgtcctgttgaaaaacaaatgatagtcccacaaaccaaatgggatggcatatcgctgccaaatgctgtggtagccatgctggttaagtatgtcttgaattctaaataaatcagtgttacCAGAAaatcaccatcacacctcctcctccatgcttcacggtgggaaccacacatgcagagatcatctacCCTGCATCTCaaaaagacacggtggttggaacaaaaaatctcaaatttggacttatcagaccaaaagacagatttccactggtctaatgtccattgctcatgtatcttggcccaagcaagtctcttcttcttattggtgtcctttagtagtggtttctttgtagcaattcgaccatgaaagcctgattcacacagtctcctctcaacagttgatgttaagatgtgtctgttacttgaactctgtgaagcatttattttagctgcaatctgaagtgcagttattctaatgaacatatcctctgcagcagagggaactctgggtcttcctttcctgtgacagttgagagaatgccaagagtgcgcaaagctgtcataaaggcatagggtggctactttgaagaatttcaaatataaaatagattttgatttgtttaacacttttttggttactacatgattccatatgtgttatttcagttttaatgtcttcacaattattctacaatgtagagaatagtcaaaataaaggaaattccttgaataagtaggtgtgtccaaacttttgactggtctgTACGTATTGCACATACCTATGCACCAACAGAATTCGGGAAACACAACAAATGTCACATTCAACAAATGAAAacaaagattttttttctcaGTGCATGCTAAACCATCACACTGAATATGGAAAGGGGACTGTGGGGATGGAGGATTGTGAGGTCAAAGGCCAAAAGAATACAAAAGAACAAAAGGGCAGGAAGCAAAccatttctttctttttcttcctACATAAGAGGCGAGACTGGACCATTCTGGAGAGGgtggaaatgggggggggggggggggggtcttcaaGAGTTTTGTATGTAGGCCAAGCttgctcctccatctcctctccaggACATGGCGCTCTTGGTGAAGTTAAAACAGATTGCCCCTATCATCCTTTTAAGGTGGGGCAGGGTAGCAGGCCAGGACAGGGATGGGGTTTAGTTGAAGCCCATGTCGGTTTGGTAGGAGGAATGGTGACCATCTGACGTCAGCTGGGTGGTCTCTGTCGCTGATGGCTGCACCAAGATGGCTTCGCCGCCAccctctgtcagagagagagcgttacacacgcacacgcacagggTAAGATATAAAAGGTCAGTGATGATGGCACTCCATAGTAAATTACAATGCAATTGAGACAAGTCAAGTGTTACTGATAGGGTCGCAAACTTCTGCTAAAGTTATGTGATTTGTGTTCATGCAGAAACATGTTTCTTACACAATAAGCAGTCGATCTCACCTCTCTCGTCAGACTGCATTTGGGCCTCCAGGTCCTCAGGGGACACATAGAAGTCGGGCTCCTGGCCCTCTGGGGGCCGCGGTTTACACTTCCCACAGCAGCAGTTACAGCaacaacacagacaacagcagAAGTAGCAGCCAGTGGCAAGGCCACAGAACACAAACAACGCCTGCAGAGGGAAAACAAggcggtgtgtgtgagagagacagagatatcaagaagaagaaaaaacaataGCCAACAGTATTAGAGAGGTTTTCTTTTTATAGGGGTTGTGTTATAAAATATAGTGTTATATTTGACCCTAAGTCCACTCTACATGTCGACCCTTCACGTCCCCACCTCCCCATGGCCCCTCACAGTCTCACCTTAGCCCACCAGCTGGACAGAACAAAGTAGGTGTTCACGTTCTCCTCGCCAAACTGCTCAGCCACGTACAGTCCCAGGGAGCCGTACTTGTCATAGATGTTCCGCTTTGTGGGATCGTTCAGAATGGCATGGGCATTGTTGATCTCCTTAAACTTGTCAGAAGCTTCTGGGTTATCTGGGTTCTTATCAGGGTGGAATTTCAACGCAAGTTTTCTAAGAACACAAAAGAGTGAGAATTAAAACCTACCAATAAAGACAACATAcagttggaaagtattcagacccttgactcttTCCAAATTTTGCTACGTCAAAGCcctttctaaaatgtattaaataaaactcatcaatctacacacaataccccataatgacaaagcaaaaacgtgtttttataaatttttgcaaaacataaacatatttacataagtatccagaccctttgttatgagactcgaaattgagcacaagtgcatcctgtttccattgatcatcgtttctacaacttgattggagtccaactgtggtaaaatcaattgattggacatgatttggaaaggcacacacctgtctatataaggtcccacagttgacagtgcatgtcagagaaaaaaccaagccatgaggttgaaggaattgtccatagaactccgagacaggattgtgtcgaggcacagctctagggaagggtaccaaaaaaatgtatgcagcattgaaggtccccaagaacacagcgcctccatcatccttaaatggaataagcttggaaccaccaagactcgtccTAGAGCAGACCACCCGGCCAAACTCAGCAATCAATGGAAAAGgtattggtcagggaggtgaccaagaacccgatggtcactctgacagagctccagagttcctctgtgtaaatgggggaaccttccagaaggggaaccatctctgcagcactccaccaatcaggcctttctggtagagtggccagacggaagccactcctcggtaaaaggcacaacagcccgcttggagtttgtcaagaggcacctaa
This window of the Oncorhynchus clarkii lewisi isolate Uvic-CL-2024 chromosome 16, UVic_Ocla_1.0, whole genome shotgun sequence genome carries:
- the LOC139368561 gene encoding dnaJ homolog subfamily C member 5-like, encoding MAAHEQARQRSLSTSGESLYIVLGIDKLATPDDIKKSYRKLALKFHPDKNPDNPEASDKFKEINNAHAILNDPTKRNIYDKYGSLGLYVAEQFGEENVNTYFVLSSWWAKALFVFCGLATGCYFCCCLCCCCNCCCGKCKPRPPEGQEPDFYVSPEDLEAQMQSDEREGGGEAILVQPSATETTQLTSDGHHSSYQTDMGFN